A DNA window from bacterium contains the following coding sequences:
- a CDS encoding acyl-CoA thioesterase, with translation MAAEPFLFPYTISLHDSDAAGIIFSANLFRICHEAYEAMMAELGYSIGYLLKQRPFGLPLVHLDGDFIKPSRVGDHVTIEARVVEMNRSSFRVEYALRTPDGSTCARAATVHVCVEVKTYKSTPLPDDFRQALSRHYLPE, from the coding sequence ATGGCCGCAGAACCGTTTCTCTTTCCGTATACGATCAGCCTGCACGACAGTGACGCGGCGGGGATCATCTTTTCGGCGAACCTGTTTCGCATCTGTCACGAGGCCTACGAGGCGATGATGGCCGAGTTGGGCTACAGTATCGGCTATCTGCTTAAACAGCGGCCGTTCGGCCTGCCGCTCGTGCATCTGGACGGCGATTTCATCAAGCCGTCGCGCGTGGGCGATCATGTCACGATTGAGGCGCGAGTCGTTGAGATGAACCGCAGTTCGTTTCGTGTTGAATATGCGCTGCGTACGCCGGACGGTTCCACGTGCGCGCGCGCGGCAACCGTACACGTCTGCGTGGAAGTGAAGACCTACAAATCCACGCCGCTGCCCGACGACTTTCGCCAGGCCTTGAGCCGTCACTACCTACCCGAATAG
- a CDS encoding AMP-binding protein, whose product MAIEITSAADLLDRVHTVPGGVHLLDGPNTLDYAVTLLAAAHGRCAAVPLNTRASAAEIDAVRAITARRELPPGIYISTSGSQGEPKLVALTPDALFRHAHAVNAHLEVNAQDTWLACLPFFHVGGMAVILRCAAAGAKLCIVPRPDAETVHEQLDACTLVSLVPTVLRRLLTLRPNGLPASVRAVVLGGGPVPLDLIERCPQVLPTYGLTEAGSMVTCARPRCAESERTTAGIPLPGAAVRIVDENGHDVATGTVGRILAQSSGAASGYIENENETARTFRAGWIQTEDAGYLDWAGCLHVVGRRDRIIVCGGENIALDEIETALRAIAPVSDALCIALDEPEWGQIPGAVIETPNAIKLAELRAALRALLAPHKLPRAVRCVTALPLLPNGKPDYVAARRLFG is encoded by the coding sequence ATGGCAATAGAGATCACCAGCGCCGCCGATCTGCTCGACCGTGTCCACACTGTGCCGGGCGGCGTGCATCTGCTCGACGGACCGAATACGCTTGACTATGCTGTTACACTGCTCGCCGCCGCCCACGGCCGCTGCGCTGCGGTGCCGCTAAATACGCGAGCGTCCGCGGCGGAGATTGACGCCGTGCGCGCAATCACGGCCAGACGCGAATTGCCGCCCGGAATCTACATCTCCACTTCGGGATCACAAGGTGAACCGAAGCTCGTGGCGCTGACGCCGGATGCGCTGTTCCGGCATGCGCACGCCGTCAATGCGCATCTTGAGGTGAATGCGCAGGACACGTGGCTGGCGTGTTTGCCGTTCTTTCACGTGGGTGGTATGGCCGTCATCTTGCGCTGTGCCGCTGCGGGAGCAAAATTGTGCATCGTACCGCGACCCGACGCCGAGACCGTGCATGAGCAGCTCGACGCCTGCACGCTGGTTTCGCTCGTGCCGACCGTGCTGCGCCGCCTGCTGACGCTGCGTCCAAACGGCTTGCCCGCATCGGTGCGCGCCGTTGTTCTTGGCGGCGGACCGGTGCCCCTGGATTTGATCGAACGATGTCCGCAGGTGTTGCCCACGTACGGTTTGACTGAAGCCGGTTCCATGGTGACCTGTGCGCGACCGCGCTGTGCCGAAAGTGAACGCACAACCGCCGGCATCCCGCTGCCGGGAGCGGCTGTGCGCATCGTTGACGAAAACGGACACGATGTCGCAACGGGCACCGTCGGCCGCATCCTGGCGCAAAGCAGCGGCGCCGCCAGCGGCTACATCGAAAATGAAAATGAAACAGCCCGCACATTTCGTGCAGGCTGGATTCAAACGGAAGATGCTGGTTATCTTGACTGGGCAGGTTGCCTGCATGTCGTCGGACGCCGGGATCGAATCATTGTCTGCGGCGGCGAGAATATCGCGCTCGATGAAATTGAAACGGCGTTGCGGGCCATCGCGCCGGTGAGCGATGCCCTCTGCATCGCCTTGGACGAGCCTGAGTGGGGACAGATTCCGGGCGCGGTTATTGAGACCCCAAATGCCATCAAACTTGCGGAGCTGCGCGCTGCGCTCCGTGCGCTGCTTGCGCCGCACAAACTGCCGCGCGCCGTGCGCTGCGTCACGGCCCTCCCGCTGCTTCCAAACGGCAAACCGGACTACGTTGCCGCGCGCCGGCTATTCGGGTAG